From Endozoicomonas sp. 8E, the proteins below share one genomic window:
- the coaD gene encoding pantetheine-phosphate adenylyltransferase has product MSKVIYPGTFDPITKGHLDLVERAARIFDNVVIAVAESPKKKPLFDLAKRVELAEEVTAHLDNVSVTGFSSLLAHFLEEQKATVILRGLRAVSDFEYEFQMANMNRILAPSVESLFLTPAEQYSYISSTLVREIASLGGDIDKFVSPCVQEALKDKFGPHAKS; this is encoded by the coding sequence ATGAGCAAAGTAATCTACCCTGGCACTTTTGACCCTATAACCAAAGGCCATCTGGACCTGGTAGAACGGGCGGCAAGAATTTTTGATAACGTGGTCATAGCGGTAGCAGAAAGCCCTAAAAAGAAGCCTCTGTTTGATCTGGCGAAACGTGTTGAGCTGGCAGAAGAAGTGACAGCTCATCTTGATAATGTTTCGGTAACAGGTTTCAGCTCTCTGCTGGCTCACTTTCTGGAAGAGCAGAAAGCCACTGTGATTCTGCGTGGTCTGAGAGCCGTATCCGACTTCGAATACGAATTTCAGATGGCCAACATGAACCGGATTCTGGCACCGAGTGTGGAAAGTCTGTTTCTGACACCCGCCGAGCAGTACTCCTACATTTCTTCTACGCTGGTACGGGAGATAGCCTCACTGGGTGGAGATATCGACAAGTTTGTCTCCCCCTGCGTTCAGGAAGCCCTGAAAGACAAATTTGGTCCACACGCCAAAAGCTGA
- a CDS encoding YfhL family 4Fe-4S dicluster ferredoxin: protein MSLIITDDCINCDVCEPECPNSAISPGEEIYEIDPDLCTECVGHYDEPQCQQVCPVDCIPKDPNNVESQDELMEKYLIITAAA from the coding sequence ATGTCCCTGATCATTACTGATGACTGCATTAACTGCGATGTCTGCGAGCCCGAGTGCCCGAACAGTGCGATCTCTCCCGGGGAAGAGATTTACGAGATAGACCCTGACCTCTGCACCGAATGTGTTGGTCACTACGATGAACCACAATGCCAGCAAGTTTGCCCGGTCGACTGTATCCCCAAAGACCCGAATAATGTCGAGTCACAGGATGAGCTGATGGAAAAGTATTTGATTATTACGGCGGCAGCCTGA
- a CDS encoding pirin family protein → MTQARSLLEVVPARPASDGAGVKLKRVMGSGQHKLMDPFLMLDEIRADGSGDLGAGFPAHPHRGIETVSYMKLGGFRHEDHLGNQRSIKSGGVQWMKSGKGIVHSEMPILENDELHGFQIWLNMPAARKMSDPEYLDISENDLPVLSCEGWSARLLLGEVEIDGRQLSAPLKREVTDALLLDVSLEEDGIAKLPLSDKKLMVYVYEGELKLQTDSDQLISQSELAVFAEGDELVLSAERQTGFLIMAGKPLNEPVVQYGPFVMNSREEVMQAVTEYQRGEFLS, encoded by the coding sequence GTGACGCAAGCAAGAAGCCTGCTGGAAGTAGTGCCGGCCCGTCCGGCTTCAGACGGAGCCGGGGTGAAACTCAAGCGGGTGATGGGTTCGGGACAGCATAAGCTTATGGATCCCTTTTTGATGCTGGACGAAATCAGAGCTGACGGTTCTGGCGATCTGGGGGCCGGATTTCCGGCTCATCCTCATCGGGGCATCGAGACGGTGTCGTATATGAAACTGGGGGGCTTCAGACATGAAGATCATCTGGGCAATCAGAGGTCTATAAAGTCAGGCGGTGTTCAATGGATGAAGTCTGGCAAGGGGATTGTTCATTCAGAGATGCCCATTCTTGAAAATGATGAGCTACATGGTTTCCAGATCTGGTTGAATATGCCTGCTGCCCGGAAAATGAGTGATCCGGAGTATCTCGATATCAGTGAGAATGATTTGCCTGTTCTGTCCTGTGAAGGCTGGTCTGCAAGGTTACTGTTGGGTGAGGTAGAGATTGATGGTCGTCAATTGTCTGCACCACTGAAAAGAGAGGTGACCGATGCGCTGTTGCTGGACGTATCGCTGGAAGAAGACGGCATTGCCAAGCTACCTTTGAGTGACAAAAAACTGATGGTCTATGTCTATGAAGGTGAGCTAAAACTGCAGACGGACAGCGATCAACTCATCAGCCAATCAGAGCTGGCGGTTTTCGCGGAAGGTGACGAGCTGGTATTGAGTGCAGAGCGCCAGACTGGTTTTCTGATAATGGCCGGTAAACCGTTGAACGAGCCTGTTGTGCAATATGGACCTTTTGTCATGAATAGTCGTGAAGAAGTGATGCAGGCTGTTACGGAGTATCAGAGAGGGGAGTTTTTGAGTTAG